In Felis catus isolate Fca126 chromosome E1, F.catus_Fca126_mat1.0, whole genome shotgun sequence, the following proteins share a genomic window:
- the PAFAH1B1 gene encoding platelet-activating factor acetylhydrolase IB subunit beta isoform X1, protein MVLSQRQRDELNRAIADYLRSNGYEEAYSVFKKEAELDMNEELDKKYAGLLEKKWTSVIRLQKKVMELESKLNEAKEEFTSGGPLGQKRDPKEWIPRPPEKYALSGHRSPVTRVIFHPVFSVMVSASEDATIKVWDYETGDFERTLKGHTDSVQDISFDHSGKLLASCSADMTIKLWDFQGFECIRTMHGHDHNVSSVAIMPNGDHIVSASRDKTIKMWEVQTGYCVKTFTGHREWVRMVRPNQDGTLIASCSNDQTVRVWVVATKECKAELREHEHVVECISWAPESSYSSISEATGSETKKSGKPGPFLLSGSRDKTIKMWDVSTGMCLMTLVGHDNWVRGVLFHSGGKFILSCADDKTLRVWDYKNKRCMKTLNAHEHFVTSLDFHKTAPYVVTGSVDQTVKVWECR, encoded by the exons aaatcGAGCTATAGCAGATTATCTTCGTTCAAATGGCTATGAAGAGgcatattcagtttttaaaaaggaagctgaATTAGATATG aatgAAGAATTAGATAAGAAATATGCTGgtcttttggaaaaaaagtgGACATCCGTCATTAGATTACAAAAGAAG GTTATGGAACTAGAATCAAAACTaaatgaagcaaaagaagaaTTTACGTCGGGTGGACCGCTTGGTCAGAAACGAGACCCAAAAGAATGGATTCCCCGTCCACCAGAAAAATACGCATTGAGTGGTCATAGGAGTCCAGTCACTCGAGTAATTTTCCATCCTGTGTTCAGTGTTATGGTCTCTGCTTCAGAGGATGCTACAATTAAG GTGTGGGATTATGAGACTGGAGATTTTGAGCGAACCCTTAAGGGGCATACAGACTCTGTACAGGATATTTCGTTTGACCACAGTGGCAAGCTTCTGGCTTCCTGTTCTGCAGATATGACCATTAAACTATGGGATTTTCAGGGCTTTGAATGCATCAGAACCATGCACG GCCATGACCACAATGTCTCTTCAGTAGCCATCATGCCCAATGGAGATCATATAGTGTCTGCCTCAAgggataaaactataaaaatgtggGAGGTGCAAACTGG ctACTGTGTGAAGACATTCACAGGACACAGAGAATGGGTACGTATGGTGCGGCCAAATCAGGATGGCACTCTGATAGCCAGCTGTTCAAATGATCAGACCGTGCGCGTATGGGTCGTAGCAACAAAGGAATGCAAGGCTGAGCTTCGAGAACATGAGCATGTGGTAGAATGTATTTCCTGGGCTCCAGAAAGCTCATATTCTTCCATCTCTGAAGCAACAGGATCTGAG ACTAAAAAAAGTGGCAAGCCTGGGCCATTCTTACTGTCTGGATCCAGAGACAAGACTATTAAGATGTGGGACGTCAGTACTGGCATGTGCCTTATGACCCTA gtggGTCATGATAACTGGGTACGTGGAGTTCTGTTCCATTCTGGGGGGAAGTTTATTTTGAGTTGTGCTGATGACAAGACCCTCCGTGTGTGGGATTACAAGAACAAGCGATGCATGAAGACCCTCAATGCGCATGAACACTTTGTTACCTCCTTGG atttccaTAAGACGGCACCATATGTGGTTACTGGCAGTGTAGATCAAACAGTAAAGGTGTGGGAGTGCCGTTGA
- the PAFAH1B1 gene encoding platelet-activating factor acetylhydrolase IB subunit beta isoform X2, which produces MNEELDKKYAGLLEKKWTSVIRLQKKVMELESKLNEAKEEFTSGGPLGQKRDPKEWIPRPPEKYALSGHRSPVTRVIFHPVFSVMVSASEDATIKVWDYETGDFERTLKGHTDSVQDISFDHSGKLLASCSADMTIKLWDFQGFECIRTMHGHDHNVSSVAIMPNGDHIVSASRDKTIKMWEVQTGYCVKTFTGHREWVRMVRPNQDGTLIASCSNDQTVRVWVVATKECKAELREHEHVVECISWAPESSYSSISEATGSETKKSGKPGPFLLSGSRDKTIKMWDVSTGMCLMTLVGHDNWVRGVLFHSGGKFILSCADDKTLRVWDYKNKRCMKTLNAHEHFVTSLDFHKTAPYVVTGSVDQTVKVWECR; this is translated from the exons ATG aatgAAGAATTAGATAAGAAATATGCTGgtcttttggaaaaaaagtgGACATCCGTCATTAGATTACAAAAGAAG GTTATGGAACTAGAATCAAAACTaaatgaagcaaaagaagaaTTTACGTCGGGTGGACCGCTTGGTCAGAAACGAGACCCAAAAGAATGGATTCCCCGTCCACCAGAAAAATACGCATTGAGTGGTCATAGGAGTCCAGTCACTCGAGTAATTTTCCATCCTGTGTTCAGTGTTATGGTCTCTGCTTCAGAGGATGCTACAATTAAG GTGTGGGATTATGAGACTGGAGATTTTGAGCGAACCCTTAAGGGGCATACAGACTCTGTACAGGATATTTCGTTTGACCACAGTGGCAAGCTTCTGGCTTCCTGTTCTGCAGATATGACCATTAAACTATGGGATTTTCAGGGCTTTGAATGCATCAGAACCATGCACG GCCATGACCACAATGTCTCTTCAGTAGCCATCATGCCCAATGGAGATCATATAGTGTCTGCCTCAAgggataaaactataaaaatgtggGAGGTGCAAACTGG ctACTGTGTGAAGACATTCACAGGACACAGAGAATGGGTACGTATGGTGCGGCCAAATCAGGATGGCACTCTGATAGCCAGCTGTTCAAATGATCAGACCGTGCGCGTATGGGTCGTAGCAACAAAGGAATGCAAGGCTGAGCTTCGAGAACATGAGCATGTGGTAGAATGTATTTCCTGGGCTCCAGAAAGCTCATATTCTTCCATCTCTGAAGCAACAGGATCTGAG ACTAAAAAAAGTGGCAAGCCTGGGCCATTCTTACTGTCTGGATCCAGAGACAAGACTATTAAGATGTGGGACGTCAGTACTGGCATGTGCCTTATGACCCTA gtggGTCATGATAACTGGGTACGTGGAGTTCTGTTCCATTCTGGGGGGAAGTTTATTTTGAGTTGTGCTGATGACAAGACCCTCCGTGTGTGGGATTACAAGAACAAGCGATGCATGAAGACCCTCAATGCGCATGAACACTTTGTTACCTCCTTGG atttccaTAAGACGGCACCATATGTGGTTACTGGCAGTGTAGATCAAACAGTAAAGGTGTGGGAGTGCCGTTGA